ATATCTAGGTGACAAGGCGAGTTCGTCGCAATTTACGTTTTGGATATATCTTGATTACAGTGAACTTTGTAGGCTATCGCAGATGTGGCAGAAGCAATCATTGGCGCTGCATATATATCAGGAGGACGTGAAGTGGCATTGCAAGCGACGAAAGCACTGACAATACCTCTCTCTAACATTGACCGGTGGTCTGATTTTGGACGCAAGGTGTTGACACCGCCTCCAAATGTCATCGCAAAGCTTCCACCAAGTTCTATTGCAGCTATTGAACAAATTATTGGGCACAAATTTAATCGTCCGCATCTTCTGGCCCAGGCAATGGCGAGTGCCCTTTCCGAGACATTTATTTACAACCTCAGCTGACGCAACTGTTATTCACAGACACACTCGTCCATCCAGGGGTATGAATCTACATCCTacgagcgccttgaatttATTGGAGATGCCATCCTTGATTTTAGTTCGTGATTGTTGATTCCGGAAAGAATTGATAGCTTATGCATTATCACAGTGGTCATACGACATATCTTTGATCGTGACCAGCAACTTGCGCCTGGAGCTCTAACTATGTTGAAGGTGTGTCGATATGTAAACGGGCTAGATGTTTTCATTATGTATGCATTCAGGGTGCAATGGTGTCCAATTCTGCATTGGCGGCTGTATGCGTGTGGTCCGGCCTCCAAAATCATCTTCTGTTCGAGTCGCCAATATTAGCAACTAGCATTCAGACATACATCAACGAATTGAAAGACAGACAAGAGAAGGAGTATGCACTCGCAGAACAAGAAGGACGGAACCCTGGACAGTACTGGCTTGACATAGAACCCCCAAAAGTAAGCATACTACCGTAAGCACTTGACATAATAACTGAACTTGGAAGAACACAGGCGTTGTCTGATGTAGTGGAATCAATTGTGGGCGCAATCTACATCTCAGATAACTTTTCTCCTGTGGGAGCGGAAACACTTTTTGATAATGTGTTGAAACCCTTTTACGACAAGCATATTACGCTGCACACACTCTCACACCACCCTACGAAGATTCTGTTTGAATTATGCCAAGCTCAAGGCTGCCAGCAGTTTGAGATCACTAGAGAGAAGGTTGGAAATATGTTTTGCTGTGAAGGTCAGTACAATGTTTCTCCCAGATAAACTAAACTCATAGCAATTTGGTAGTTGTGGTGCACGACGTTGTGTTATCAAGTGCCGAAGACATAACACCATTCTCTGCTGGCAGACAAGCGTCGCTCCTAGCTTTGGATGCATTAGAAGGCGATGCAGATTTTATGACTCGGGTATGCGATTGTCGGGTTCatacacacaaaaaaaccggcaaaaagaaagacgcGTTTGAAGAGGCACTGGCGCGTGCATTGGCTgcgcaggaggaggaagatgagatTACGGGCGACGCCGAGGAGCAGGAAGATAGACCACTCGAAGAATGCTAATAAATCAAAGTAGTTCAGAAGGATATCTGTGGATTTTATAAGCAGTTCTTTGATTCTAATGGCGATGTATACGAATGGCGAGAAATCTAATGATCTAGTCGGTTGCAGCTGCAGATTTCTGGCTACAGGAAAAGTTAGACAGGGTGTCGGTCTAGACAGTGCGAATAGCAGAACGAACATTTGGTACCAGGACGCGATGAAGGGGATAGAGAATCCAAAAGTAAGATAGACAGCGACCTTTGCGCCGAAAGCTGCCTTCTTTTGGCCTGGCCAGGCGAAAGGGAGATGCTAATGGAGAGAAAGATGAATACAAAAAGACGTCaagagtgacacggaactCGAACATGGTAGTCGTCGTGGCCAGCGGAACGAGCAGCCTTGGAGGCGTGGAAGCCACGGGAGAGAGCCTGTTGGCGGACGGCAGAAGAGCGAGCGAGAATGGACAGCGACATTTCGATGCTTGTGGAATCTGGGTGAGGGTAGGGGCGGCTGGAGGTAACGCCGGGTTACTTCGGGTGACCAATCTTGCGTGACTAGTGACTCAGTGAGGTAGAGCTTTGAAAGCCGAGGCTATCTGCTCGTGCCAAGCCCGTGACATCATTCCTGATTTCGTTGTCGCCGGCTTGTCCCTGGCGCCAATGCTCGACTTTGGCGTAGACTTGTTGCAGCTTCCAGTAGCCATTCTGGCGATCTGCATCATATTCGCATTCCCTGTCCACGCAGACCACAACGATATTTGACAAATAATCTCCAGCTCTCCAGGAACAAATTTCTACCTCTTCAATAACTATGCTCCTAACGATCTTGGTGGCTATGTGTCTTGGGCCCCCTTTTGGACTTGGTGCTCCATCTTAAGACAATTCAACACACCCCCAGCACGCACTGTAGTCTTGGCACTCGATCTTCACTTCCTGGTATATAAGCCCTTTGCTTTTGGATCGAGTCTGGTCGTCGACCCCGATTTATGATGGGCATTTTCACTCGGAAACCCGACCTCAAGCTCAGTAATCGAATAGATACAGTCACCGTTCCACCCAAAGTTCGGGACTTCACGACAATCACCCCTGTTGCACATACCCTTACTCCGTCAGAGCTCCTCGAGGACCTTGGGGTGTCGGAGCATGATGGACTTACGAAGAACGAGGCAGCTAGTCGCCTACAAACTTGTGGAGAGAACCTCCTCCAGGGAAAGGAAGGCGTCTCAGCATGGCGGGTATTAGTAGGGCAGCTTTGTGAGTCTTTTTCTGTGCTTATCGCGGCTATACTGATTATCTTTCGTAGCGAATGCCCTTACATTGGTTTTGATCGCAGCTTTGGCCCTCAGTTTTGGTGTCGAGGATTTTATCGAAGGGGCTGTTATTGCAGCGGTTATCGTTCTCAATACAACGCAAGTTATTTGTTTGCACTTCTCCGGTAGTATTCTCATTCAATTTATCTCTAATTCAGTGTCGGATTTTTTCAAGAATACCGCGCGGAGAAAACTATGGACTCTTTAAGGCAGCTTTCATCACCTACAGCTCTCGTCATTCGTAATGGAGAGAGTATTCCCATTCCCGCCAAGAACGTCGTACCAGGCATGTGCATCAATTTTGTCATGCGTTGACTTAACTTATCATATAGTCCAGGCGACCTTGTACTAATCAAAGCTGGCGATGTTGTCCCTGCCGATGTAAGCCAAGTCCATCGTTCATGTCTAAAGTAATCTAATGTGTTATTATAGTTGCGGCTTATCTCAGTCTCCAATCTCGAACTTTCAGAGCAACTTTTGACAGGGGAATCATTACCAGGTCAGTATAATTCTTTTCTGGGACTAGACATCGTCAATGCCTAATTGCTCCTCAGTTTCGAAGAATATAGACACCTTCAGTGAAAACCAATTAGATATTCCGATCGGTGATCGCCTAAATCTATGTTATGCCTCTACGGTTGTAACCAAAGGACGGGGAACTGGAATTACAGTAGGAACTGCTATGAATACCCAGGTGGGTAAACTGCCTTTTGAAAACGACTACAATCATTTATGGGGAAACAATTAGATTGGCCGCATTGCTAATGCAATTAGCGGCAAAACAGATGCTTCTGGAGAAGCCATCAAAGATGACAGACCTTGGTATAAGCGAGTGTCTAACAAGGTGCTCGAATTCTTGTAAGCTAGCAGGATTTTTGTCATCCACTGTTAATATCTAAATCTTTACAGGGGCCTTCGATCGGGAACCCCTCTACAGATTAAGCTAGCAAAGCTGGCATTTGTCCTTCTCTTCTGTGCCATCATCCTGGCTATTATCGTCTTTTCTGTCGCGCGTTGGAAGGTTACAAACGAAGTCGCTCTTTACGGCATTGCGGTGGCCATTGCCATCATACCTGAATCACTCATCGCGGTGTTGACGCTTACGATGGCGGTGGGCACAAAACGCATGGCGAACGAGAATGTTATTGTACGGAAGCTTGACGCACTGGAAAATTTGGGAGGAGTAACGGATATTTGCAGTGACAAGACAGGAACACTAACTCTAGGTACGATTTTTTTTTAACCTGAAATGGCTGTTACTAAAATCACTTAGGAAAAATGTCTGTACGCAAATTTTGGTTGGCAGGCGATCCACAGAAAGCTGTCGAATATGTAGCGGATGTTACGCAGAATGCGTTAGAACCCGTTGGAAATGTTCTCCGAGAAGATAATGGATCAGTGCTTGATACAGCTTTCTTGGGCGATAGCTTATCCGAGGCTCTTCGAATCGCATCTTTGTGCAATGTTGCAACGTAGGTCTTGTCTATGTTCAATTTTCAGGTTCATTGACGTTCGCCCAGAATCCATAAGAATCTAAAGGGAGAATGGAAATCCACTGGCGATCCTACGGAAGTCGCGCTTCAAGTTTTCGCAACTAAACTCAAACTTGGAAGGCCGGGTCTAGTAACCGGTTTGACTGAACCTAAGGAGAAGGTAACACGATTCGCCATGGGAAAAGTTATCGAGAATGGCGAGAAACAACCTCATTTCGACGAAAAACAACCGCAACATCTTCCAAAGCGATTCGAACTCAAAGCTGAATTCCCATTCTCCAGTGACTTGAAACGAATGTCCATGATCTATTTAGATCAAGAACTGGATGGACAGGCCCTCGTCGTTATTAAGGGAGCGGTGGGTTTCCCTTTCACCTTTTGTTTACTCTAAAAAGTTAAATATTTCTGGCAGTCGGAACGCGTGTTGGCAGCATCAACTCACTATGTCCCTTCTCCCGAATCATCACCGGAAACTGCTCCTCTGTCGGAAGAGATCAGAAATACTTTTCTGGTCAAAGCTGAGGAACTGGCATCTCAAGGTCTCCGCGTCATTGGCTTGGCATCAAGGATTATACCTGCTACTGGAATTGAAACTCTCACCCGAGAAGAGGTTGAACGGGATTTTGTATTCCGCGGGCTTGCAGGTATCTTCGATCCACCTCGGCCAGAGACGCTTGGTGCTGTTCGAGCGTGTAAACAGGCGGGCATCGTGGTACACATGTTAGCCTCTGTTATTCTCATGTAGTCAGTTTCGCTTagtttgtttcttttccaGGTTAACCGGTGACCATGTCACAACTGCGAAGGCAATTGCTGAGGCTGTCGAAATCATCTCGCCAGATGCGCCTCCTAGTGCCGTTATGACGGTCTGTTATATGAATCGTTTTCAAAGCAAGACACTGACAAATTATAACAGGCGACTGAATTCGATAGGCTGACGGATAAAGAAATCGATGCACTCCCAGAACTACCCCTAGTTATTGCTCGCTGTGCTCCCGAGACCAAAGGTAACATATAGGGTTTCTTGTAGTGTGTTTTTGTATTCACTCCGTTATGTTATAGTTCGTATGATTCATGCTGGGAAACGTCGAGGCAAGCATCTATCGATGTCCGGTGATGGCGTCAACGACTCTCCTGCTTTGAAATTGGCTCCCGTTGGCATTGCGATGGGCATGGCTGGCTCTGATGTGGCGAAAGACGCTTCAGATCTCGTTTTGACAGATGAGTGAGTGCAAAATATACTACTTGTTTAGAAGTATAATGACTGAGACCATTATCAAGCAACTTCAATTCCATCGTAGTCGCAATAACCGAAGGTCGCCGCTTGTTTACGAATATTCAAAGGTTTATCGTACATCTTCTGACCACCAACGTGGCAGAAGTAGCTCTTTTGATTATTGGACTTTGTTTCCAGGATGAAGGCCAAAATAGTGTTTTCCCTCTGAGTCCCATCGGTGTGTTGTGGGTTAACATGGTTAGATACAGTCGTCGTATTCGTTGTTCTTCCTCGATGCTGATGGCTTGCTCCAGCTTACCAGCTCTCCTCCTGCATTTGGTCTCGGTTTGGAGGCAGCTGATAGAAATTTGATGAGAAGACCGCCTCACTCGCTCAAGGATGGTATTTTCACTTGGCCAGTTATCTTGGACTGTCTGGCATACGGCATTATCATGGGTGGAATTTCTCTTGCTAGCGTAAGCACATGTAGAAGTTTGTTGGCAATTTCTTtcattgactttttttttggtttagTTTGTCATTGTTATCTATGGCAAGGGAAATGGAGACCTTGGGCATGATTGTAACCACGAAGTCAGTGAATTGTGTCGAAACGTGTTCAGGGCCCGGTCAACGACATTTGCCACGTTGATTTTTGCGATATCGATCTACGGATTGGAGCTAAAATCATGTACGTATACCTGACCCTGATGTCGGGCAGCAGCTGATCCCTCGATCTTTTTCATGATAGTCGATC
The sequence above is a segment of the Psilocybe cubensis strain MGC-MH-2018 chromosome 4, whole genome shotgun sequence genome. Coding sequences within it:
- a CDS encoding Calcium-transporting ATPase 3, with translation MGIFTRKPDLKLSNRIDTVTVPPKVRDFTTITPVAHTLTPSELLEDLGVSEHDGLTKNEAASRLQTCGENLLQGKEGVSAWRVLVGQLSNALTLVLIAALALSFGVEDFIEGAVIAAVIVLNTTQVICLHFSEYRAEKTMDSLRQLSSPTALVIRNGESIPIPAKNVVPGIPGDLVLIKAGDVVPADLRLISVSNLELSEQLLTGESLPVSKNIDTFSENQLDIPIGDRLNLCYASTVVTKGRGTGITVGTAMNTQIGRIANAISGKTDASGEAIKDDRPWYKRVSNKVLEFLGLRSGTPLQIKLAKLAFVLLFCAIILAIIVFSVARWKVTNEVALYGIAVAIAIIPESLIAVLTLTMAVGTKRMANENVIVRKLDALENLGGVTDICSDKTGTLTLGKMSVRKFWLAGDPQKAVEYVADVTQNALEPVGNVLREDNGSVLDTAFLGDSLSEALRIASLCNVATIHKNLKGEWKSTGDPTEVALQVFATKLKLGRPGLVTGLTEPKEKVTRFAMGKVIENGEKQPHFDEKQPQHLPKRFELKAEFPFSSDLKRMSMIYLDQELDGQALVVIKGASERVLAASTHYVPSPESSPETAPLSEEIRNTFLVKAEELASQGLRVIGLASRIIPATGIETLTREEVERDFVFRGLAGIFDPPRPETLGAVRACKQAGIVVHMLTGDHVTTAKAIAEAVEIISPDAPPSAVMTATEFDRLTDKEIDALPELPLVIARCAPETKVRMIHAGKRRGKHLSMSGDGVNDSPALKLAPVGIAMGMAGSDVAKDASDLVLTDDNFNSIVVAITEGRRLFTNIQRFIVHLLTTNVAEVALLIIGLCFQDEGQNSVFPLSPIGVLWVNMLTSSPPAFGLGLEAADRNLMRRPPHSLKDGIFTWPVILDCLAYGIIMGGISLASFVIVIYGKGNGDLGHDCNHEVSELCRNVFRARSTTFATLIFAISIYGLELKSFDRSLFSLTPGRHFMKDLLANPVLLWSCLGGMISVVLPIYIPGLNTRVFYQSGIGWEWGVVAGMSVVFLIWCEIWKVLRKPLYRRWTPSLVENLVHDEHDSNEKPRRDV